A stretch of the Clostridium fungisolvens genome encodes the following:
- a CDS encoding zinc dependent phospholipase C family protein, translating into MKIKTHVKLAELAFRNNINVTPRGFSKFMFNFGLVMIDQCWHVKTHPHYMQKSLGYINDKIEKLIAIRRFNLYTSMQLGIVVHYLCDFCCNAHISGGVGNIPIHLKYERDLQKYLLENYDFLNDHISQISEKLEEKKRQMNSLKEMLHGKLTEYVQGEASFLWDITKSTEIVSLVCSRIFELKNCVQENYQYNTRKVQITPGEIL; encoded by the coding sequence ATGAAAATAAAGACCCATGTAAAATTAGCAGAATTGGCTTTTAGAAACAATATAAATGTTACACCTAGAGGGTTTTCTAAATTTATGTTTAATTTTGGTCTTGTGATGATTGATCAGTGTTGGCATGTAAAAACTCATCCTCACTACATGCAAAAGTCTCTTGGATATATAAATGATAAAATTGAGAAGCTCATCGCAATAAGAAGATTCAATCTTTATACTTCAATGCAGTTAGGAATAGTTGTACACTATTTATGTGATTTTTGCTGTAATGCACACATATCAGGAGGAGTTGGTAATATACCTATCCATCTCAAATATGAACGTGATCTTCAAAAGTATTTACTTGAAAACTATGATTTTCTAAATGATCATATAAGTCAAATATCAGAGAAATTAGAAGAAAAAAAGAGGCAAATGAATTCATTAAAAGAAATGCTTCATGGTAAATTAACTGAGTATGTACAAGGAGAAGCATCTTTTTTATGGGACATAACTAAAAGTACTGAAATTGTATCACTAGTTTGCTCTAGAATATTTGAATTAAAAAACTGTGTTCAAGAAAATTATCAGTATAATACTAGAAAAGTTCAAATTACACCAGGAGAGATACTATAA
- a CDS encoding glycosyltransferase family 4 protein, whose amino-acid sequence MNIGLFTDTYYPQINGVATSVLMLKEYLENLGHRVYVFTTTDPKVVGWEKNVYRVPSIPFASARRVGLFYNPRLAKAIKRLNLDLIHTHTEFSLGIFGRAMARELNIPFIHTYHTIYEDYTHYIVKLKIFDPIAKIAARKLSVNFCNSADQVIVPTRKVLDMLESYNVEKDISIIPTGIEINKFSRINYNFDMAQSLRKSLGINTEDKVLLYVGRISKEKNIEEIMINLKEYLKSTKCVKFVLIGDGPDKHRLETIASDLEINEQVVFAGERPWDEIGKYYQIGDVFVSASQSETQGLTYIEALAAGLPVIAKADKCLDGVIEDYVNGYLFNDAEDFIEALNLIIFNDLKKKQLSLEAIKTARRFSAESFAASVEQLYKTMDIYKGYEEVSIQI is encoded by the coding sequence ATGAATATAGGACTTTTTACTGATACCTACTATCCACAAATAAATGGGGTAGCCACTTCGGTACTAATGCTTAAAGAATACCTTGAAAACCTAGGTCACAGGGTATATGTGTTTACAACAACAGATCCAAAGGTAGTAGGATGGGAGAAAAATGTCTACAGAGTACCTAGTATACCTTTCGCAAGTGCAAGAAGGGTTGGATTGTTCTATAATCCAAGACTGGCAAAGGCTATAAAGAGATTGAACTTAGATTTAATCCATACTCATACAGAATTTTCCCTTGGTATTTTTGGAAGAGCCATGGCTAGAGAACTTAATATTCCTTTTATTCACACGTATCACACCATATACGAGGATTACACACATTATATTGTAAAACTTAAAATTTTTGATCCAATAGCAAAGATAGCAGCAAGGAAATTAAGTGTTAATTTCTGTAATTCTGCGGATCAGGTAATTGTTCCAACAAGAAAGGTTCTAGACATGCTAGAATCCTACAATGTTGAAAAAGACATTTCAATTATACCTACAGGAATTGAGATAAATAAATTTTCTAGAATTAATTATAATTTTGATATGGCACAAAGCTTGCGTAAAAGTCTCGGAATAAATACAGAAGATAAAGTTTTACTTTATGTAGGTAGAATATCTAAAGAAAAAAACATTGAAGAAATAATGATTAATTTAAAAGAGTATTTGAAATCTACAAAATGTGTAAAATTCGTGCTTATAGGTGATGGTCCTGATAAACATAGGTTAGAAACTATAGCAAGTGATTTAGAGATAAATGAGCAAGTAGTGTTCGCAGGAGAAAGACCATGGGATGAGATAGGAAAGTATTATCAAATTGGAGATGTTTTTGTAAGTGCCTCTCAAAGTGAGACTCAAGGACTTACATATATCGAAGCGCTTGCTGCTGGACTACCAGTTATAGCAAAAGCAGATAAGTGTTTAGATGGGGTTATTGAAGATTATGTAAATGGGTATCTTTTTAATGATGCTGAAGACTTTATTGAAGCTTTGAATTTAATTATATTTAATGATTTAAAGAAGAAGCAATTGTCTTTAGAAGCAATAAAAACTGCAAGAAGATTTTCAGCAGAAAGCTTTGCAGCATCTGTAGAACAATTGTATAAAACTATGGATATTTACAAGGGGTATGAAGAGGTTTCTATACAAATTTAA
- a CDS encoding HAD family hydrolase — MGNKITFLDIDGTLVDVPSGMIEPAQSTIEALKKFRENGNYTVVATARSVVPKTISKLDFDGYIFCNGNYIVFKDEVLHDNYFSIEDIQYIMNLSDQCDAQYLLSGHYGVWCSDLDHPLCVRQRELFLGGPEKPKDSIEIWKVEDVHANMGTILFKSEEDMAKFKERLPKSWVVHAYVEANIRLDIHLPGFSKGSAVEFLFKKLGIDKEDTFAFGDAQNDIEMLKLVKHGIAMGNGTEEIKSIAYYVTDEVDKDGIANALKKFRVI, encoded by the coding sequence ATGGGAAATAAAATAACTTTTTTGGATATCGATGGAACCTTAGTGGATGTGCCTTCTGGAATGATTGAACCAGCACAAAGTACTATTGAAGCTCTAAAAAAATTCAGAGAAAATGGTAATTATACTGTAGTAGCTACAGCAAGATCAGTAGTTCCTAAAACTATCTCAAAATTAGACTTTGATGGGTATATATTTTGTAATGGAAATTACATAGTTTTTAAAGATGAAGTGTTACATGACAACTATTTTTCAATAGAAGATATCCAATATATAATGAATTTGTCAGACCAATGTGATGCTCAATATCTATTAAGCGGGCATTACGGTGTATGGTGCAGCGATCTTGATCACCCACTTTGTGTTAGGCAAAGGGAATTGTTTTTAGGTGGACCAGAAAAGCCAAAGGATTCTATAGAAATATGGAAAGTAGAAGATGTACATGCTAATATGGGGACAATACTATTCAAGAGTGAAGAAGATATGGCTAAGTTTAAAGAAAGACTTCCGAAAAGTTGGGTAGTACATGCTTATGTAGAAGCTAATATAAGATTGGATATACACTTGCCTGGTTTTTCTAAAGGATCAGCAGTTGAGTTCTTATTTAAAAAATTGGGAATAGACAAAGAGGACACCTTTGCTTTTGGTGATGCTCAAAATGATATTGAAATGTTGAAGCTCGTGAAACATGGTATAGCGATGGGAAATGGTACAGAAGAGATTAAATCTATTGCATATTATGTTACTGATGAAGTTGACAAAGATGGAATTGCAAATGCATTAAAGAAATTCAGAGTGATATAG
- a CDS encoding histidine kinase N-terminal 7TM domain-containing diguanylate cyclase, producing the protein MPLTLELISIYFFFAAFLALFFAAYALSKSSTTLVNIFSALCVSVSIYLFGYLLELNSSSLPQMIFWNQIQYIGVPFYPALWLLLSMLYTKTIKILSKGIFLMIFTIPMLTFIIRFTNEIHHFYYKSFKLKELWGLKFLSLEKGPWYIFYSVYLIFYFVLAVFFYLRNYRKAPNFQRLGYRIMISASFLPFIGLNLILLNPLNFSVNYIAFVLPFSLFLVLLALFKYDFLEFKTLARDVLFDKSADAMILINSTSSIIDFNPAAAQLFPELTASVKGRFIESVLGNYKGFLDSLKNKDLKDLLLNFGDDYGYFEVKSVTIKNDFENIVGYLISLVNVTERKHAQEALNILATTDSLTGLYNRNRFMQLANLQMEISQRYNNKFSLIMIDVDHFKEINDTKGHAAGDAVLNHLGRLMREYFRKTDIIGRLGGEEFAILLPDTSLIDAQNITEVFRNVLLKQPAFYEDEYIHFTLSMGISVYDKRFSCFDQILKLSDEALYQSKENGRNRSTTRILN; encoded by the coding sequence ATGCCATTGACACTTGAATTAATTAGTATATACTTTTTCTTCGCGGCATTTCTAGCATTATTTTTTGCTGCATATGCGCTTTCTAAGAGCTCAACTACTTTAGTAAATATTTTCTCAGCTTTATGTGTATCTGTAAGTATTTATCTATTCGGTTATCTACTTGAGCTTAATAGTAGCTCATTGCCACAAATGATATTTTGGAATCAAATTCAATATATAGGTGTCCCTTTTTATCCAGCACTTTGGTTACTGCTATCAATGCTTTATACTAAAACAATTAAAATCCTAAGCAAAGGTATTTTCTTAATGATTTTTACGATACCTATGTTAACATTTATAATAAGATTTACAAATGAAATACATCATTTCTATTATAAATCTTTTAAGCTTAAAGAGCTTTGGGGATTAAAATTTTTATCCTTAGAAAAAGGACCTTGGTATATATTCTATAGTGTCTATCTTATATTTTACTTTGTACTTGCAGTTTTCTTTTATCTCAGGAATTATAGGAAAGCTCCTAATTTTCAGCGTTTAGGGTATAGAATTATGATTTCGGCTTCGTTTTTACCTTTCATTGGCCTAAATCTAATTTTATTAAATCCATTGAATTTTAGTGTTAATTATATAGCATTCGTACTGCCATTTTCTTTATTTCTAGTACTTTTAGCTTTATTTAAATACGATTTTTTAGAATTTAAAACTTTAGCTAGAGATGTTCTTTTTGACAAAAGTGCTGACGCAATGATTTTAATAAATAGTACAAGCAGTATAATAGACTTTAATCCTGCAGCAGCACAGCTTTTCCCTGAGCTCACTGCTTCAGTAAAAGGACGATTTATAGAATCAGTATTAGGAAATTATAAGGGTTTTCTTGATTCATTAAAAAATAAAGATTTAAAAGACTTGCTACTTAATTTTGGTGATGATTATGGATATTTTGAAGTAAAATCAGTTACTATAAAAAATGACTTTGAAAATATAGTTGGATATCTTATAAGTTTAGTGAATGTTACTGAAAGAAAACATGCTCAAGAAGCACTTAATATTCTAGCAACCACTGATTCTCTAACTGGTCTTTATAATAGAAATAGATTTATGCAGCTAGCTAACCTTCAAATGGAAATTTCCCAAAGATACAACAATAAATTTTCTCTTATTATGATTGATGTAGACCATTTCAAGGAAATTAACGACACAAAAGGTCATGCAGCTGGAGATGCTGTTTTAAATCATTTAGGCAGACTTATGAGAGAATATTTTAGAAAAACCGATATAATTGGACGCTTAGGCGGTGAGGAATTTGCAATATTGCTTCCAGATACAAGTCTCATAGATGCACAAAACATAACCGAGGTTTTTAGAAATGTACTTTTAAAACAACCAGCATTCTACGAAGATGAATACATTCATTTTACATTGAGTATGGGAATTTCGGTATATGATAAAAGATTCAGCTGCTTTGACCAAATACTAAAACTTTCAGATGAAGCATTATATCAGTCAAAAGAAAATGGTAGAAATAGATCAACAACAAGAATTCTAAATTAA